In Chitinophagales bacterium, one DNA window encodes the following:
- the ligA gene encoding NAD-dependent DNA ligase LigA gives MYSAEEQKKLIARTTQLLKATTGNELPAQPDHILINDLREVIRYHEWRYYVLSEPVIADAEYDQLYTSLKKLEEKFPAIITHDSPTQRVSYDLTKEFPEVQHLVPMLSLDNSYDAEDLRDWDKRVRDLTAEKEITYCIEPKFDGAGISIVYENDRLQRGATRGDGSVGEEITNNIKTLRSIPLSAAFSTYGIHKIEIRGEALINKESFKQLNSKRLEENIPPLANARNAASGGLRQQDPKDVAERKLEAFLYHISFAEDATEKNLLGTTLSNHAGNIEMLYALGFKTPQSELKKVSGIDAVIETCISFEKKRESLAYEIDGLVIKVNELILQQKCGYTAHHPRWAIAYKFAAKQATTVLKKVEFQVGRTGAVTPVAKLEPVELAGVTISSISMFNEDFINEKDIRLGDRVLIERAGEVIPYIVMAVKEGRTGDEEKIIFPAHCPSCNELLFKPEDEVNWRCININCPAQVAERLIHFVSKDAMDIKGLGAATIQDFVDRGLLKTIPDIYHLDYESIRALEGWKDKSVNNLKTGIEASKKQPLHRIIFGIGIRFIGETTAKKLAEQIHDITDLKDWTVEQLMSIEDIGPKVASSLYDFFHTEMNLRMIESLRSAGVNLVHEKRKQSTKGALAGKTFLFTGTLKMKRADAEKMVEEKSGTILGSVSAKLNYLVVGDDAGSKLEKAKKLGTVSILGEDEFMAMISAI, from the coding sequence ATGTATTCCGCTGAAGAACAAAAAAAACTGATTGCACGCACTACCCAATTGCTGAAAGCGACAACTGGTAATGAGTTGCCGGCACAGCCTGATCACATACTGATCAATGACCTTCGGGAAGTGATTCGTTATCATGAATGGCGTTATTATGTTTTATCAGAGCCTGTGATCGCCGACGCTGAATATGATCAGCTTTACACCTCCTTAAAAAAACTGGAAGAAAAATTTCCTGCCATAATCACGCATGATTCACCTACGCAACGGGTGTCCTACGATCTCACCAAAGAATTTCCGGAAGTGCAGCATCTTGTTCCGATGCTGTCACTGGATAACTCCTATGATGCGGAAGATCTGCGCGACTGGGACAAAAGAGTGCGCGACCTGACCGCTGAAAAGGAGATCACCTATTGCATCGAACCAAAATTCGATGGTGCCGGGATCTCGATTGTGTATGAAAACGACCGTTTACAGCGCGGCGCTACAAGGGGCGATGGATCCGTTGGCGAAGAGATCACGAACAACATAAAGACATTGCGTTCTATCCCGCTTTCAGCGGCATTTTCAACATATGGCATTCATAAAATTGAAATCAGGGGAGAAGCACTGATCAACAAAGAATCCTTCAAACAGCTGAACAGTAAACGGCTGGAAGAAAACATACCTCCGCTGGCAAATGCCCGTAATGCCGCCTCCGGTGGTTTACGACAACAGGATCCGAAAGATGTGGCCGAAAGGAAACTGGAAGCTTTTTTATACCACATCAGCTTCGCAGAAGATGCAACTGAAAAAAATTTACTGGGGACAACACTTTCCAATCATGCCGGAAATATTGAGATGTTATATGCACTGGGCTTCAAGACTCCGCAAAGTGAACTGAAAAAAGTCAGCGGCATTGACGCTGTGATTGAAACCTGCATATCCTTTGAAAAGAAAAGAGAATCACTTGCCTATGAAATTGACGGCCTGGTAATTAAAGTGAATGAGCTCATTCTTCAGCAAAAATGTGGTTACACTGCTCATCATCCCCGTTGGGCTATTGCTTATAAGTTTGCTGCAAAGCAGGCGACAACAGTGCTGAAAAAGGTAGAATTTCAGGTTGGACGCACGGGTGCGGTTACGCCAGTGGCTAAACTCGAGCCTGTTGAACTGGCAGGCGTAACCATTTCCAGCATTTCCATGTTCAATGAAGATTTTATTAATGAAAAAGATATCCGCTTAGGTGACCGCGTGCTGATCGAGCGTGCCGGTGAAGTGATTCCTTATATCGTGATGGCGGTTAAAGAAGGCAGAACCGGTGATGAAGAGAAAATCATTTTTCCTGCTCATTGCCCTTCCTGTAATGAATTACTTTTTAAGCCGGAAGACGAAGTGAACTGGCGGTGTATCAATATCAATTGTCCTGCGCAGGTAGCAGAACGGCTCATCCATTTTGTCTCAAAAGATGCAATGGATATTAAAGGATTAGGAGCAGCCACCATTCAGGATTTTGTGGACAGAGGTCTGCTGAAAACAATACCTGATATCTATCATCTCGACTATGAAAGCATCCGGGCTTTGGAAGGATGGAAAGATAAATCCGTCAACAATCTCAAAACCGGTATTGAGGCCTCAAAGAAACAACCATTGCACAGGATTATTTTCGGTATCGGCATTCGTTTCATTGGTGAAACCACGGCAAAAAAGCTGGCGGAACAGATACATGACATTACCGATCTCAAAGACTGGACCGTTGAGCAACTGATGAGTATCGAAGACATCGGGCCCAAAGTGGCCAGCAGCCTTTATGATTTTTTCCATACGGAGATGAATCTTCGGATGATTGAATCATTGCGCAGCGCCGGTGTCAACCTGGTACATGAGAAAAGAAAGCAAAGTACGAAGGGCGCACTGGCGGGAAAAACATTCCTTTTTACAGGCACCTTAAAAATGAAACGTGCAGATGCAGAAAAAATGGTGGAAGAAAAAAGCGGCACCATCCTCGGGTCAGTAAGTGCGAAATTAAATTATCTGGTTGTTGGTGATGATGCCGGATCGAAACTGGAGAAGGCTAAAAAACTGGGGACCGTTTCCATTCTCGGAGAAGATGAATTTATGGCCATGATCAGTGCCATTTGA
- a CDS encoding T9SS type A sorting domain-containing protein has product MKKNVAALLAIFTVITLFHEAAFSQDFNHCGATEMQQFLWQQYPELWQQQQEYNQKIHDQVAASGNTRDENEIYIIPVVFHVVHNYGSEFISDEQVEDQVRVLNEDYRKLNADTAAIVNAFLGIAGDAHIEFRLAKKTPGGGCTTGIDRIQSHETYQGNDGSKLSQWPRNMYLNVWTVNKMQNGVAGYAYYPSSVAGFLAPYDGIMILSDYIGSIGTSSVLTSRALTHEIGHYLNLPHTWGSTNSPGVECGDDGVQDTPETKGWTSCNLNGAVCNAGVIENIQNYMEYSYCSKMFTEGQIAIMRGVLNNPVSGRNNLWTESNLIATGTNDGYVAECAPRADFNPNFYNICQGADITFKNFSWSGTATSWSWEFPGGTPSSSTEENPVVVFNEPGKHTITLTAANDAGSSSISKDIYVSAPAATYGHYYYEDFENIDKVNNDWIFRNVDNNGSEWALATNAAYDGSNSIRVDNFNGDQGDVDYIISPSMDLSGMGEIILSFRYAGASKSANVNNINDVLKIYTSSNCGETWMLRSIRDGLDLVNNGAWGTYFTPSATSATWGTATVALPTIVAQPNIRFKFEFTGGSYGNNFYIDDIMVSEYGVGIQSPAGSSSASLAIFPNPNNGAFTLAYSLTEASDVRVSVIDVTGREIMQVSNEKQSAGSHQQSVQAETAQALSKGIYFVKLGVNGETSVKKLVIE; this is encoded by the coding sequence ATGAAAAAAAATGTAGCAGCATTACTTGCCATCTTCACCGTCATAACCCTTTTCCACGAGGCAGCATTTTCGCAGGATTTTAATCACTGCGGTGCCACAGAAATGCAACAGTTCCTCTGGCAACAATACCCGGAGTTGTGGCAGCAACAACAGGAATACAATCAAAAAATCCATGACCAGGTGGCAGCATCAGGCAACACCAGAGATGAAAATGAAATTTATATCATCCCGGTTGTTTTCCATGTGGTGCACAACTATGGCAGTGAATTTATTTCCGATGAACAGGTTGAAGACCAAGTACGGGTGTTGAATGAAGATTACCGCAAACTAAATGCAGATACGGCTGCTATAGTAAATGCATTTTTAGGTATTGCCGGTGATGCGCATATCGAGTTCAGGCTGGCAAAGAAGACACCGGGCGGCGGTTGTACTACCGGCATTGACCGTATTCAATCACATGAAACCTACCAGGGCAACGATGGATCTAAACTTTCACAGTGGCCGAGAAATATGTATTTGAATGTGTGGACGGTGAACAAGATGCAGAACGGCGTGGCAGGTTATGCGTATTATCCTTCATCGGTTGCCGGATTCCTGGCACCTTACGATGGCATCATGATACTGAGCGATTACATCGGATCCATAGGTACGAGCAGTGTCCTCACCTCACGGGCGCTGACACATGAGATCGGACATTACCTGAACCTTCCGCATACCTGGGGCAGTACTAACTCGCCCGGCGTTGAATGCGGTGATGACGGCGTGCAGGATACGCCTGAAACAAAAGGATGGACCAGTTGTAACCTGAATGGGGCAGTATGCAATGCCGGTGTGATTGAAAATATACAGAATTACATGGAGTATTCCTATTGCTCAAAGATGTTTACAGAAGGGCAGATTGCCATTATGAGAGGCGTACTAAACAATCCTGTTTCCGGCCGTAATAACCTCTGGACAGAGAGTAACCTCATTGCTACCGGCACCAATGATGGTTATGTTGCGGAATGTGCTCCTCGGGCTGACTTCAATCCCAATTTTTATAATATCTGCCAGGGTGCGGATATTACATTTAAAAATTTTTCATGGAGTGGAACAGCTACATCATGGTCGTGGGAATTTCCCGGCGGCACACCTTCATCCTCTACGGAAGAAAATCCGGTGGTGGTATTTAATGAACCGGGAAAACACACGATCACCCTTACCGCAGCCAATGATGCCGGTTCCAGCAGCATCTCTAAAGACATTTATGTAAGTGCGCCGGCTGCCACTTACGGACACTACTATTATGAGGATTTTGAAAATATTGATAAAGTTAATAACGACTGGATATTCAGAAATGTGGACAATAACGGATCAGAGTGGGCGCTTGCAACAAATGCGGCTTATGACGGTTCGAACAGTATCCGCGTTGATAATTTCAATGGGGATCAGGGCGATGTGGATTACATCATCAGTCCTTCCATGGATCTTTCCGGAATGGGTGAGATTATCCTTTCGTTCCGGTATGCCGGCGCTTCAAAAAGCGCTAATGTCAACAACATTAATGATGTGCTGAAAATTTACACTTCTTCCAATTGCGGGGAGACATGGATGCTGAGAAGCATACGGGATGGGCTTGACCTGGTTAATAATGGTGCATGGGGCACTTACTTTACGCCTTCTGCAACCTCGGCTACCTGGGGAACTGCAACGGTTGCTTTGCCTACTATTGTAGCACAACCCAATATCCGTTTCAAATTTGAGTTTACGGGTGGAAGCTATGGTAACAATTTTTATATAGACGACATTATGGTATCGGAATATGGTGTAGGTATCCAATCACCTGCCGGCAGCAGCAGCGCATCGCTTGCCATTTTCCCGAATCCTAACAATGGCGCTTTTACGCTAGCGTATAGCCTTACTGAAGCCTCTGATGTACGTGTTTCCGTCATAGATGTAACCGGAAGGGAGATCATGCAGGTTTCGAATGAAAAACAATCTGCCGGAAGTCATCAGCAATCGGTACAGGCTGAAACCGCTCAAGCGCTTTCAAAAGGCATTTACTTTGTGAAGCTGGGAGTGAACGGCGAAACAAGTGTGAAGAAACTGGTGATTGAATAA
- a CDS encoding nuclear transport factor 2 family protein, producing MRNLNVATGFFAIMMVSFFACNQPKPVPVADKEQIKKEIQDKENEFAATYNAGILKNIGYYADDAISFSQNKPPLVGKAAIIEYLKAGMDSSSSGNEISFITNEVFPSSDGNMVVEIGYYKLVDSAKVTINTGNYMVLFEKRDGKYVTVRDMSASDMPIE from the coding sequence ATGAGAAATCTGAATGTAGCCACTGGATTTTTTGCCATCATGATGGTATCATTTTTTGCATGCAATCAACCTAAACCTGTGCCGGTAGCAGACAAGGAACAGATTAAAAAAGAGATCCAGGATAAGGAGAATGAATTTGCCGCAACCTACAATGCCGGAATACTGAAAAACATAGGATACTACGCGGATGATGCCATCTCGTTTTCACAAAATAAGCCGCCACTCGTAGGTAAAGCAGCAATCATTGAATATTTAAAAGCCGGTATGGATTCATCATCCAGCGGCAATGAAATTTCATTTATTACCAACGAGGTTTTTCCATCCAGCGACGGAAACATGGTTGTTGAAATCGGATATTATAAATTGGTGGATTCCGCCAAGGTGACGATCAATACGGGCAACTACATGGTGCTCTTTGAAAAAAGAGATGGCAAATATGTAACTGTAAGAGATATGAGTGCATCCGATATGCCCATTGAATAA
- a CDS encoding 3'-5' exonuclease has protein sequence MDFVAIDFETANELSTSACELGIAVVRNYKVTDTASFLIRPPDLRFNPFNTMLHGIGAEQVTDQPDFKELWPRLLPYFTNQLLIAHNAGFDMHVLRSLLMHYEISFSEMPFTCSIKVAKKVWKEHQRYGLKSLTKILGIELDHHHAESDARACALIASMAFRENQVSIMEEITTKLHIYLGGITPEKLISTRNKPELVRKGKRYYYREME, from the coding sequence ATGGATTTTGTTGCGATTGATTTTGAAACCGCTAATGAACTTTCCACCAGCGCCTGTGAATTGGGCATTGCCGTGGTGCGCAATTACAAGGTGACTGATACGGCCTCTTTCCTCATCCGGCCACCTGATCTTCGCTTTAATCCGTTTAATACCATGCTGCATGGCATTGGGGCCGAACAGGTAACCGATCAGCCTGATTTCAAGGAGCTATGGCCACGATTGCTGCCCTATTTCACCAACCAGTTATTGATTGCCCATAATGCAGGTTTTGATATGCATGTGCTGCGAAGCCTGCTGATGCATTATGAAATTTCTTTCAGCGAAATGCCCTTTACCTGCAGCATTAAGGTAGCGAAAAAAGTGTGGAAAGAACATCAACGATACGGTTTGAAATCTCTCACCAAGATTCTGGGCATTGAGTTAGATCACCATCATGCCGAATCAGATGCCAGGGCCTGCGCCCTGATTGCCAGCATGGCATTTCGTGAAAACCAAGTCAGCATCATGGAAGAGATTACCACCAAACTGCATATATATTTAGGAGGCATCACTCCGGAAAAGCTGATCTCTACACGCAACAAGCCGGAGCTGGTCAGGAAAGGCAAACGTTACTACTATCGTGAGATGGAATGA